From the genome of Prevotella herbatica, one region includes:
- a CDS encoding family 43 glycosylhydrolase produces the protein MLPASARSINSYDFSDTIKVVKGQVSNYYIPVHDTYQITGRVTDTDGNPLSGATVMFFASPSHCNTNADGVYHLTATDTDLHLYVYYPGKDFANVIRKRSDRNIDISMVPRKDTAVSLPRRSAQSTPWYDPYHAGTTTFCNPLNISYNYESYDDNVKSQGSFRSSADPMALTYKGHYMLFSTNQGGFHYSKNLSDWDFCTASFQRFPTDDDQCAPAAYVSGDTLFYTGSTYKGLPIWYTLNPWSGRWRQAVECSTLPSWDPCLYLDDDGKLYLYYGSSNEYPIKAVELSRDNFLPISKIHDVVMLDPKHHGWERFGMNNDDDTTLKPFMEGAYMTKHDGKYYLQYGGPGTEFKIYADGVYVGDNPLGPFTYQRHNPMCYKPGGFVQGSGHGGTFADQKGNYWHVATCMLSLKYKFERRIGLYPMAFDRDGTMYSNTAFGDYPCWNADKDIKDPSHRFTGWMLLSYGKKATVSSSDSIYVASSLTDEDMRTFWTAKTGNPGEWAQLDLGATKSVKAIQLNFYDYKTVQNNRANDLYYQYRIWSSDNGTDWQLVVDKSDNDKDAPHDYVELRSVLHTRYIKVENLHMPSSGYFCLSEIRVFGNTDGNRPSTVRQFRVIRSAKDTRNAYLSWKPSAGAYGYNIYYGVAPDKLYNSITVLGSTSYDFRGMDTGSRYYFNIEALGETGRSELSKTIIK, from the coding sequence ATGCTTCCTGCTTCGGCAAGGAGCATTAACTCCTATGATTTTTCAGATACTATAAAAGTTGTAAAAGGACAAGTAAGTAATTATTATATCCCTGTACACGATACTTATCAGATTACAGGTCGTGTCACCGATACAGATGGCAACCCCCTTTCGGGTGCAACAGTTATGTTCTTCGCCAGTCCCAGTCATTGCAATACCAATGCCGACGGCGTATATCATCTTACTGCAACCGACACAGATTTACACCTTTATGTATATTATCCCGGTAAGGATTTCGCTAATGTCATCAGAAAACGAAGCGATCGCAATATAGATATAAGTATGGTGCCACGTAAGGACACAGCCGTTTCGCTACCCCGACGCAGCGCTCAGTCCACGCCCTGGTACGACCCTTACCATGCAGGCACAACCACGTTTTGTAACCCACTCAACATAAGTTACAACTACGAGTCGTACGATGATAACGTTAAGTCGCAAGGTTCGTTTCGCTCTTCAGCAGATCCGATGGCACTTACCTATAAAGGCCACTATATGCTATTTTCTACCAATCAGGGCGGTTTTCATTATTCAAAGAATCTTAGCGACTGGGATTTCTGTACAGCATCTTTTCAGCGTTTTCCAACAGACGATGATCAGTGCGCCCCCGCAGCTTATGTATCAGGTGACACACTCTTCTATACAGGTTCCACCTATAAAGGCTTACCCATTTGGTATACGCTCAATCCATGGTCAGGACGTTGGCGTCAGGCAGTAGAATGCAGCACACTTCCATCATGGGATCCGTGTCTCTATCTCGATGATGACGGCAAGTTGTATCTTTACTATGGTTCCAGCAACGAATATCCAATAAAGGCAGTCGAGTTGAGTCGTGACAATTTTCTGCCTATAAGCAAGATTCACGATGTCGTAATGCTTGATCCCAAACATCATGGCTGGGAAAGATTCGGCATGAACAACGACGACGATACCACCTTAAAGCCCTTTATGGAAGGAGCCTATATGACGAAACATGACGGTAAGTACTATCTTCAATATGGCGGTCCCGGTACCGAATTTAAAATATATGCCGATGGCGTTTATGTAGGTGACAATCCATTGGGGCCTTTTACTTATCAGCGTCATAACCCGATGTGTTACAAACCCGGTGGCTTTGTTCAAGGGTCAGGTCACGGCGGAACTTTCGCCGACCAGAAAGGCAACTATTGGCATGTCGCCACATGTATGCTTTCGTTGAAGTATAAGTTTGAGCGTCGTATCGGCCTTTATCCTATGGCGTTTGACAGAGACGGAACCATGTATTCTAATACAGCCTTCGGCGATTATCCATGTTGGAATGCCGATAAAGACATCAAAGATCCATCACACCGTTTCACTGGTTGGATGCTTCTCTCTTATGGCAAGAAAGCAACTGTGTCATCCTCCGACAGTATCTATGTTGCTTCCAGTCTTACAGACGAGGACATGCGCACATTTTGGACAGCCAAGACTGGCAATCCGGGCGAATGGGCACAGCTTGATCTGGGTGCAACAAAAAGTGTCAAGGCTATACAGCTCAATTTTTATGATTACAAGACTGTACAGAACAATCGCGCTAACGACCTATACTATCAGTATCGTATCTGGTCAAGTGACAACGGCACAGACTGGCAACTCGTTGTAGACAAGAGTGATAATGATAAAGACGCCCCACATGATTATGTAGAGTTGAGGTCGGTATTACATACAAGGTATATTAAAGTGGAAAATCTGCATATGCCCTCATCAGGATATTTCTGCCTGTCAGAGATTAGAGTATTTGGAAATACAGACGGCAACAGACCTTCTACGGTAAGACAATTCCGTGTTATCCGCTCAGCCAAAGACACACGCAACGCATACCTTTCATGGAAACCATCTGCAGGAGCTTACGGCTATAACATCTATTATGGTGTAGCACCCGATAAACTGTACAATAGTATTACCGTGCTAGGCAGTACATCTTACGATTTCAGAGGCATGGATACCGGTAGCCGTTACTATTTTAACATAGAGGCTTTGGGAGAAACAGGGCGTTCCGAATTATCTAAAACTATTATAAAATGA
- a CDS encoding glucoamylase family protein, translating to MIKNKLSVLLLLAMTFVSCKAGETSESPAQPAPETASRPTSFASDDAMLDYIEKVHLNYMWDGADPTSGMAYERIHLDNNYPENDRDVVTLGGSGFGVAGLLVGIDRGFISRADGVTRLTKIVNYLSTADRFHGMWPHWLYGSTGKVKPFGTKDDGGDLVESSFMMQSLLCVRQYFKDGNSSERALSDKINTLWRGMEYDWYRNGGKNVIYWHWSPDYAWDMNFPLQGYNECLIAYILGASSPTHSIPAECYHEGWARNGAIKSSAAPFGYPLELKHNGAEQLGGPLFWSQYSYIGLCPKGLTDEYANYWNVTRNHAMSDYEYCVRNPKGYKGYGKDCWGLTASYSINGYSAHSPNNDLGVITPTAALSSFPYTPQQSMAALKYFWNKGSWIWGKYGFYDAFSETANWTEPHYLAIDQLTIAPMIENYRTGLLWHLFMSCPEVQSGLQKLGFTINN from the coding sequence ATGATAAAGAATAAATTATCAGTTTTGTTACTTCTTGCAATGACCTTTGTATCATGCAAGGCTGGCGAGACCAGTGAAAGTCCGGCGCAACCGGCACCCGAAACAGCAAGCAGACCTACCTCATTTGCAAGTGACGATGCGATGCTAGACTATATAGAAAAGGTACATCTCAACTATATGTGGGATGGTGCCGACCCCACATCGGGCATGGCTTACGAGAGGATACATCTAGACAATAATTATCCCGAGAACGACCGTGATGTCGTAACCCTTGGCGGTAGTGGTTTCGGCGTGGCAGGCCTTCTTGTTGGTATAGACCGAGGTTTTATTAGTCGTGCAGACGGCGTAACCCGTTTGACCAAAATCGTAAATTACCTTTCTACTGCAGATAGATTTCATGGTATGTGGCCTCATTGGCTTTATGGATCTACCGGCAAAGTAAAACCGTTCGGCACAAAAGACGATGGCGGCGATTTGGTAGAAAGCTCATTTATGATGCAGAGTCTGCTATGTGTACGTCAGTATTTCAAGGATGGCAATAGTTCAGAACGCGCACTATCCGATAAGATAAACACCTTGTGGCGTGGTATGGAGTACGATTGGTATCGCAATGGAGGCAAAAACGTTATATACTGGCATTGGTCACCCGATTATGCATGGGATATGAATTTCCCCTTGCAGGGATATAACGAATGCCTTATCGCCTATATTCTTGGAGCATCATCACCTACCCATTCTATCCCTGCCGAATGCTATCATGAAGGCTGGGCACGTAATGGTGCCATCAAGAGCAGCGCAGCTCCCTTCGGTTATCCGCTTGAGTTGAAACATAATGGTGCCGAACAACTTGGAGGTCCCCTTTTCTGGTCGCAGTATTCTTATATTGGTCTATGTCCTAAAGGTCTTACAGACGAGTATGCCAATTATTGGAATGTTACCCGTAATCATGCCATGAGCGATTATGAATATTGTGTCCGCAACCCCAAAGGATACAAAGGCTACGGTAAAGACTGCTGGGGCCTCACCGCAAGTTATTCCATTAATGGATATTCTGCCCACTCACCCAACAATGATTTAGGTGTCATCACCCCGACGGCAGCCCTGTCATCATTCCCTTATACCCCACAACAGTCTATGGCTGCCCTAAAATACTTTTGGAATAAAGGCTCTTGGATATGGGGTAAGTACGGATTTTACGATGCCTTCTCCGAGACAGCCAATTGGACAGAACCCCATTATCTGGCAATAGACCAGCTCACAATTGCTCCGATGATAGAGAACTATCGTACAGGTTTGTTGTGGCATCTGTTTATGAGTTGTCCTGAAGTACAGTCAGGTCTGCAAAAATTAGGATTTACAATAAATAACTGA
- the bglX gene encoding beta-glucosidase BglX produces MNKRNILVMVFAAFTFCASSASVSDDPNMDTFIDRLMSKMTLREKIGQLNLPVTGDIVTGQAKSSNVADKIKRGEVGGLFNLKGTQKIREVQKLAVEQSRLKIPLIFGMDVIHGYETVFPIPLSLSCSWDLNAIKESARIAAIEASADGICWTFSPMLDISRDPRWGRMSEGNGEDPYLDAQIARAMVQGYQGNDLKANNTIMSCVKHFALYGGAEAGREYNTVDMSHWRMFNDYMPGYKAAVDAGAGSVMTSFNVVDGVPATGNKWLLTDVLRNMWGFKGFVVTDFTAISEMIAHGMGNLQQVSALALNAGTDMDMVSDGFIGTLEKSLNEGKVSMQAIDQACRRILEAKYKLGLFDNPYKYCDAKRAAKEIYTPEHRAEARRIAAETFVLLKNQDHLLPLKPTGRIALIGPLANTSANMPGTWSVAARVDKYKSLYQAMKDAVGNKAQILYAKGSNLMYDSVMEKNATMFGREMRDKRSAKEMLDEALKVAADADVIVAAVGESSEMSGECSSRSNLDMPDAQHDLLTALKKTGKPIVLLNFAGRATVMTWESQNFPAILNVWFGGSEAGDAICDVLFGTKSPSGKLTVTMPKSVGQIPIYYSHLNTGRPLEEGKWFTKFRSNYLDIDNDPLYPFGYGLSYTTFSYGEPKLSSDHLSENGEIKVSVDVTNTGSYDADEVVQMYIRDLVGSVSRPVKELKGFQRISLKRGETKTVTFTITPDGLKFYNQNLDYKFEPGDFDVMIGSSSDDIKTLRFTLD; encoded by the coding sequence ATGAATAAGAGAAACATATTAGTAATGGTATTCGCCGCATTTACATTTTGTGCTAGTTCTGCCTCTGTCTCCGACGATCCAAATATGGATACATTCATAGACCGTTTGATGAGTAAGATGACCCTGAGAGAGAAAATAGGTCAACTCAATCTACCTGTTACCGGCGATATAGTCACCGGTCAGGCAAAGAGCAGCAACGTGGCAGACAAAATAAAAAGAGGAGAGGTAGGCGGACTCTTCAATCTTAAGGGAACCCAAAAGATACGAGAAGTGCAGAAGTTGGCTGTAGAACAGAGCCGCCTTAAGATTCCGCTTATCTTTGGTATGGATGTCATCCATGGGTACGAAACAGTCTTTCCTATACCATTGTCATTATCATGCAGTTGGGATCTGAACGCCATCAAAGAGAGTGCCCGCATAGCAGCCATCGAAGCATCCGCCGACGGAATATGCTGGACGTTCAGTCCTATGCTCGACATCAGTCGTGATCCGCGATGGGGCAGAATGTCAGAAGGCAATGGCGAAGACCCATACCTTGATGCACAGATAGCCAGAGCGATGGTTCAGGGCTATCAAGGCAACGACCTCAAGGCCAACAATACCATTATGTCGTGCGTAAAGCATTTTGCACTCTACGGAGGAGCAGAGGCCGGTCGAGAATACAACACCGTGGATATGAGTCATTGGCGTATGTTCAATGATTACATGCCTGGTTATAAAGCAGCCGTAGATGCCGGCGCTGGTAGCGTGATGACATCATTTAATGTCGTTGACGGAGTACCGGCCACAGGCAACAAATGGCTTCTTACAGATGTACTTCGTAACATGTGGGGCTTTAAGGGTTTTGTTGTAACCGATTTTACAGCCATATCTGAAATGATAGCTCATGGTATGGGCAATTTGCAACAAGTATCAGCACTAGCTTTGAATGCAGGTACCGATATGGATATGGTTTCCGATGGCTTTATTGGTACACTTGAGAAATCATTAAACGAGGGTAAAGTGTCAATGCAGGCTATCGATCAGGCGTGCCGTCGTATATTAGAGGCAAAATACAAGTTAGGTCTATTCGACAACCCATACAAGTACTGTGATGCTAAACGTGCAGCCAAAGAAATCTATACTCCGGAACATCGTGCAGAGGCACGTCGTATAGCTGCCGAAACATTTGTATTGCTTAAGAATCAAGACCATCTTCTTCCACTTAAACCCACAGGCAGAATAGCCCTTATAGGTCCATTGGCAAATACCAGTGCCAACATGCCCGGAACGTGGAGTGTAGCAGCACGTGTGGATAAATACAAATCGCTGTATCAGGCCATGAAAGATGCAGTAGGCAATAAAGCCCAAATCTTATATGCCAAAGGCTCCAATCTGATGTACGATTCAGTAATGGAGAAAAACGCAACGATGTTTGGTCGTGAAATGCGCGATAAGCGTTCGGCTAAGGAAATGCTTGACGAAGCATTAAAAGTAGCTGCCGATGCCGATGTTATAGTAGCTGCAGTGGGCGAGTCGTCAGAAATGAGTGGAGAGTGCAGCAGCCGTAGCAATCTGGATATGCCCGATGCCCAGCACGATCTTCTTACCGCACTCAAGAAGACCGGCAAACCTATCGTACTTCTTAATTTTGCAGGTCGTGCAACAGTCATGACATGGGAGAGTCAGAACTTCCCTGCCATACTTAATGTCTGGTTTGGAGGTAGCGAGGCTGGAGATGCTATCTGCGATGTACTCTTCGGAACCAAGTCGCCCAGTGGAAAACTTACCGTCACCATGCCAAAGAGCGTAGGTCAGATACCTATATATTATAGTCATCTCAATACTGGGCGCCCACTTGAAGAAGGTAAATGGTTTACCAAGTTCCGTAGCAATTATCTTGATATTGACAATGATCCCCTGTATCCATTCGGTTACGGATTGTCATATACCACATTCTCATATGGTGAACCCAAGTTGAGTAGTGACCATCTTAGTGAAAACGGAGAAATAAAGGTATCGGTAGATGTTACCAATACCGGCAGTTATGATGCTGACGAAGTAGTTCAGATGTACATCCGCGATCTTGTGGGCAGTGTATCACGTCCTGTAAAGGAGTTGAAAGGCTTTCAGCGCATATCCCTAAAACGTGGAGAGACCAAGACCGTTACATTCACGATAACTCCCGACGGTCTGAAATTTTATAATCAGAATCTTGATTACAAGTTCGAACCCGGTGATTTTGATGTTATGATAGGTAGTAGCAGTGATGATATTAAGACTTTAAGGTTTACATTAGATTAG